One window from the genome of Nomascus leucogenys isolate Asia chromosome 12, Asia_NLE_v1, whole genome shotgun sequence encodes:
- the C12H1orf50 gene encoding uncharacterized protein C1orf50 homolog, translating into MEDAAAPGRTEGVLERQGAPPAAGQGGALVELTPTPGGLALVSPYHTHRAGDPLDLVALAEQVQKADEFIRANATNKLTVIAEQIQHLQEQARKVLEDAHRDASLHHVACNIVKKPGNIYYLYKRESGQQYFSIISPKEWGTSCPHDFLGAYKLQHDLSWTPYEDIEKQDAKIGMMDKLLSQSVALPPCTEPNFQGLTH; encoded by the exons ATGGAGGATGCCGCCGCGCCGGGGCGGACCGAGGGGGTCCTTGAAAGGCAAGGAGCGCCGCCAGCTGCAGGCCAGGGAG GAGCCCTGGTGGAGCTCACCCCGACCCCCGGCGGCCTGGCCCTGGTGAGCCCCTACCACACCCACCGGGCCGGGGACCCCTTAGACCTCGTGGCGCTCGCAGAGCAGGTGCAGAAG GCTGATGAATTCATCCGAGCAAATGCCACCAACAAGCTGACAGTCATAGCTGAGCAAATCCAGCATTTGCAAGAACAAGCCAGGAAG GTACTGGAAGATGCTCACAGAGATGCCAGCCTGCACCATGTAGCTTGTAATATAGTGAAAAAACCTGGCAACATTTACTACCTCTATAAACGGGAGAGTGGTCAGCAGTATTTTTCCATCATTTCTCCAAAG GAATGGGGGACAAGTTGTCCACATGACTTCCTTGGTGCCTACAAACTACAGCATGACTTGTCCTGGACTCCGTATGAGGACATTGAGAAGCAAGATGCTAAAATCGGCATGATGGACAAGTTGCTAAGCCAGTCAGTGGCCCTGCCTCCATGCACTGAACCCAACTTCCAGGGACTGACTCATTGA